One window of Tepidanaerobacter acetatoxydans Re1 genomic DNA carries:
- a CDS encoding DUF4825 domain-containing protein, which produces MSKLFAFGESNVKGHIKNILNYKKPVFWVICSACILVGVISIVLAANPLNKPQDSYLTSAEKFLEYKTEYVGDASKVGNIIRLLKFPEKVKYDHFELHTENVPYGITVHLKTDTQTKNFYTGANLALNQTPFEKNAIIMFSLIGNVDYINFNLTDGKNDYLIQYTKDQADAMMGKDVREFSGEKLTFARLLKTADKIEEDFINKYENSSISTISTIGGADGPLKMYETYKADESDPITGFAWEVVNKDIEYYEEDPKVKIVDSKITRLELVESFNDLTDETIDVYALEYRLLPEDLSKVVLAGGMDVDENGWLKETSSMGSPMLVVSQNGGNMKFIGIIMSGTAAEDGSLKAAVKGLLEKKQ; this is translated from the coding sequence GTGAGCAAGCTCTTTGCCTTTGGAGAAAGCAATGTCAAAGGGCACATAAAAAATATATTAAATTATAAAAAACCTGTGTTCTGGGTTATATGCTCTGCCTGCATTTTAGTTGGAGTGATATCTATTGTGCTTGCGGCAAATCCTTTAAACAAACCTCAAGACTCGTATTTAACATCAGCTGAGAAATTCTTAGAATATAAGACGGAGTATGTGGGTGATGCATCAAAGGTTGGCAATATAATAAGGCTATTAAAGTTTCCGGAAAAGGTAAAATATGACCACTTTGAACTTCACACAGAAAATGTTCCTTATGGAATTACAGTGCATTTAAAAACTGATACCCAAACAAAGAATTTCTATACGGGAGCCAATTTAGCTTTAAATCAAACACCTTTTGAGAAAAATGCCATCATCATGTTTTCGCTCATAGGTAATGTTGATTATATCAACTTTAATTTGACTGACGGCAAAAATGACTATTTAATTCAATACACAAAGGACCAGGCGGATGCTATGATGGGAAAGGATGTGCGAGAGTTTTCTGGAGAAAAACTCACATTTGCACGACTTTTAAAAACGGCAGACAAGATAGAAGAAGATTTTATTAATAAGTATGAAAATAGTTCCATTAGTACAATTAGTACAATTGGCGGAGCAGATGGGCCGCTTAAAATGTACGAAACATATAAAGCCGATGAGTCAGATCCAATTACCGGCTTTGCGTGGGAAGTAGTAAATAAGGATATCGAATACTATGAAGAAGATCCGAAAGTAAAAATTGTTGACAGCAAAATAACTCGTTTGGAACTTGTTGAAAGCTTTAATGACTTGACAGATGAGACCATTGATGTATATGCGCTGGAATATCGTCTGCTTCCTGAAGACTTAAGCAAAGTGGTTTTAGCAGGCGGCATGGATGTAGACGAAAACGGTTGGCTCAAGGAGACCAGCAGCATGGGAAGTCCTATGCTTGTAGTATCTCAAAATGGCGGCAATATGAAATTTATTGGAATAATTATGAGTGGGACTGCAGCGGAAGATGGAAGCTTGAAAGCAGCTGTAAAAGGGCTGCTGGAGAAAAAACAATAA
- a CDS encoding GGDEF domain-containing protein: MHKKCGKNLLMTASLTIQIIMWLGLGYSFKKLYIFAYQDELTNLWNRRYLYTRLKDEMKRLKQNKVLSLAIIDIDNFKRINDTFGHLFGDKVLIEMACILQKNLRKNDIVARWGGEEFIIVLPKTDVKGAKIVFERIRKIIENYDFGCKITVSGGIAFVGEDIEADKLIGMADEALYEAKRRKNLIAVYGE; encoded by the coding sequence ATGCATAAGAAATGTGGCAAAAATTTACTTATGACTGCATCTTTAACTATTCAAATTATTATGTGGCTTGGATTGGGATATTCCTTTAAAAAATTGTACATATTTGCATATCAGGATGAATTGACTAATTTATGGAATAGGCGATATTTATACACTAGACTCAAAGATGAAATGAAGAGATTGAAACAAAATAAAGTCTTATCACTTGCTATTATAGATATAGATAATTTTAAGCGTATAAATGATACTTTCGGCCATTTATTCGGGGATAAGGTATTAATAGAAATGGCCTGCATATTACAAAAAAACCTTCGTAAGAATGATATTGTTGCCAGATGGGGCGGAGAGGAATTCATAATAGTTTTGCCGAAAACCGATGTAAAAGGAGCAAAAATAGTTTTTGAGAGGATAAGAAAAATAATAGAAAACTATGATTTTGGATGCAAAATTACTGTATCCGGAGGAATTGCTTTTGTCGGGGAAGATATAGAAGCAGACAAGCTAATAGGTATGGCTGATGAGGCGCTTTATGAGGCTAAAAGAAGAAAAAACTTGATAGCCGTATATGGCGAATAA
- the tsaA gene encoding tRNA (N6-threonylcarbamoyladenosine(37)-N6)-methyltransferase TrmO has product MEILMKPIGYIRSPYKDKTAAAKQSTLSQGTTAVIEILDEYVEGIADIKEGEYGVVLFYFHKSEGYKLTTLSRKSNKIMGVFSTRSPNRPNGIGMSIVRFIKKENNRLIFEGVDMLDGTPVLDIKPC; this is encoded by the coding sequence ATGGAGATTTTAATGAAACCTATCGGCTATATCCGATCGCCTTATAAAGACAAGACTGCCGCTGCCAAACAAAGTACACTCTCACAAGGAACGACAGCTGTTATTGAGATATTGGATGAGTATGTGGAAGGCATAGCTGATATTAAGGAAGGGGAATACGGCGTCGTATTGTTCTACTTTCACAAATCCGAAGGCTATAAACTAACGACACTGTCCCGCAAAAGCAATAAAATTATGGGCGTGTTTTCTACAAGATCTCCCAACCGTCCAAACGGCATAGGAATGTCCATTGTCCGATTTATTAAAAAAGAAAATAACCGGCTGATTTTTGAAGGAGTAGATATGCTGGATGGCACCCCCGTGCTTGATATTAAGCCTTGCTGA
- a CDS encoding PTS lactose/cellobiose transporter subunit IIA, translating to MELLNFQMISNVGDAKSFLFKALKAAREEDFKAAEKLIESADESLLKAHEIHRELLQQETQEPIELSLLLMHAEDQMMSTELLRDITNEMLLVHKKYSGDDKK from the coding sequence ATGGAATTATTAAATTTTCAAATGATAAGCAATGTCGGAGATGCGAAATCATTTCTGTTTAAAGCTTTAAAAGCTGCTAGGGAAGAAGACTTTAAAGCAGCAGAGAAGCTTATTGAAAGTGCAGACGAAAGTCTGTTAAAAGCCCATGAGATACATAGAGAGTTGCTGCAACAGGAAACTCAAGAGCCAATTGAGCTATCTCTTTTATTGATGCATGCTGAAGACCAAATGATGTCGACGGAATTGTTAAGGGATATTACCAACGAGATGTTATTGGTTCATAAAAAGTATTCGGGAGATGATAAAAAATAA
- a CDS encoding N(4)-(beta-N-acetylglucosaminyl)-L-asparaginase → MGWAIIGTWRMALEGIEKSAKLLSNGGSSGDAIETAIKMVEDFPYYKSVGYGGLPNENGEVELDAAYMDGDSLSIGAVAAIKDFKNPISIARKLSEERFNSFLVGYGAEEYAHKNGFERMNMLTERAIIHYKNRLKETVNKGLSPYDGHDTVGMVALDLANSMASGTSTSGLFMKKRGRVGDSPLSGSGFYVDSKIGGATATGLGEDIMKGCISYEVVRLMKDGYAPQEAADKAVFELTNLLISRRQKAGDISVVCINNKGEFGAATNIKEFSFVVATEKLPPTVYTCTVENNKTIYQVATEEWMHNYMKTRTAPLKLKLK, encoded by the coding sequence ATGGGCTGGGCAATCATAGGCACCTGGAGAATGGCCTTGGAAGGCATTGAAAAATCAGCAAAGCTGCTTTCTAACGGAGGAAGTTCAGGAGATGCCATTGAAACAGCTATAAAGATGGTAGAGGATTTTCCTTACTATAAATCTGTCGGATACGGAGGCCTTCCTAACGAAAACGGGGAAGTTGAACTCGATGCGGCATATATGGATGGTGATAGTTTATCCATTGGAGCTGTTGCGGCGATTAAAGATTTTAAGAATCCTATCAGCATAGCCAGAAAGTTGAGCGAAGAAAGATTTAATTCATTTTTGGTAGGATACGGAGCAGAGGAATATGCTCATAAAAATGGATTCGAAAGGATGAATATGCTTACTGAAAGAGCCATTATCCATTATAAAAACAGATTGAAAGAAACGGTAAATAAGGGGCTCAGTCCCTATGACGGTCATGACACTGTAGGAATGGTTGCTCTTGACTTGGCCAATTCTATGGCAAGCGGTACGTCTACAAGCGGCCTTTTTATGAAGAAAAGAGGAAGGGTGGGAGATTCTCCGCTATCCGGCTCAGGCTTCTATGTAGATAGCAAGATAGGAGGCGCTACTGCTACGGGACTGGGAGAGGATATAATGAAAGGGTGCATCTCTTATGAAGTAGTCAGGTTGATGAAGGATGGTTATGCCCCTCAAGAGGCAGCGGATAAGGCCGTCTTCGAACTTACTAACCTGCTTATAAGTAGAAGGCAAAAGGCGGGAGATATCTCCGTAGTTTGCATAAACAATAAAGGAGAATTTGGGGCTGCTACAAATATTAAAGAGTTTTCCTTTGTAGTAGCTACCGAAAAATTGCCGCCAACTGTTTATACATGTACTGTTGAAAACAACAAAACGATTTATCAAGTGGCTACAGAAGAATGGATGCACAATTATATGAAGACAAGGACAGCTCCCTTAAAATTAAAATTAAAATAA
- a CDS encoding Sapep family Mn(2+)-dependent dipeptidase, producing MEQVLNDKIDEYKEKLLKSIIEVVNIPSVKDEPKDNAPFGDRIKEALFVTLDIAENLGFKTKNLDNYIGYAQYGDKEEGYIGVIGHLDVVPAGEGWKFPPFSGHIEDEKIYGRGVLDNKGPILAALYALYAIKESRLKLSKPVRIIFGTDEESGFNDVRYYLKKEKPPVMGFTPDCKYPVVYGERGRANIQFEIEYNDKNYKNAADEFFGFLNDYILSSKSCGDRLGIDFSDAEFGVMEMRGHNIHIEDSKFLFNLSLSYPAIVSIDEIIKRIKSKLSKNIKLNLLLNYNPVKFDKNSFLIKSLQKAYEEVTKLDGTPVTTTGGTYAKIMPNIVPFGPSFPGQKGISHNPNEYMSIEDIILNSKIFAQAIYNLAK from the coding sequence ATGGAACAGGTTTTAAATGATAAGATTGATGAATATAAGGAAAAACTATTGAAGTCTATAATAGAAGTGGTCAATATACCCAGTGTCAAAGATGAACCGAAAGATAATGCACCATTTGGAGACCGAATAAAAGAAGCGCTATTTGTGACATTAGATATAGCAGAGAATTTAGGCTTTAAAACAAAAAATTTAGATAATTATATTGGATATGCTCAGTACGGGGATAAAGAAGAGGGGTATATAGGAGTTATAGGACATTTGGATGTAGTGCCTGCAGGAGAAGGATGGAAGTTTCCACCTTTTAGCGGGCATATTGAAGATGAAAAAATATATGGCAGAGGCGTATTAGATAACAAAGGACCGATTTTAGCTGCGCTATATGCCTTATACGCTATTAAAGAATCTCGATTAAAGTTGAGCAAGCCAGTTAGAATAATATTCGGCACCGATGAAGAAAGCGGATTTAATGATGTTCGATATTATTTAAAGAAAGAAAAACCACCCGTAATGGGATTTACCCCTGATTGTAAATATCCCGTTGTATATGGAGAAAGAGGAAGGGCAAATATTCAATTTGAAATTGAGTATAATGACAAAAACTATAAAAACGCCGCTGATGAGTTTTTCGGTTTTTTAAATGATTATATTCTATCTAGTAAAAGCTGTGGAGATAGATTAGGCATTGATTTTAGCGATGCGGAATTTGGCGTTATGGAGATGAGGGGCCATAATATTCATATCGAGGATTCTAAATTTCTGTTTAATCTTAGCTTAAGCTATCCGGCAATTGTAAGCATCGATGAAATAATAAAAAGAATAAAATCAAAGCTCTCGAAAAACATAAAATTAAATCTTCTTTTAAACTATAACCCTGTTAAATTCGACAAAAATTCTTTTCTGATTAAATCACTGCAAAAGGCATATGAAGAGGTTACAAAATTAGATGGAACGCCAGTTACAACCACAGGGGGAACTTATGCAAAAATAATGCCTAACATTGTGCCTTTTGGACCTTCTTTTCCTGGGCAGAAAGGAATTTCTCATAATCCAAATGAATATATGAGCATAGAGGATATAATATTAAACAGCAAAATATTTGCTCAAGCTATATATAATTTGGCAAAATAG
- a CDS encoding GrdB-related putative oxidoreductase has protein sequence MRVLMVFDQIQAGMGGKERSDLPLGGKRGAIGSAPMIEPHLKNVDGEIIACLYCGNDYFKENEEIATKKMTAMVKKINPDVVICGPAYNYKGYAYMCAVVGKNIQEKTDIPVVVAMSKENEDVISEYKDVLHIVKMPKKGGIGLSESLNNICVLARKMFDKEDIEELAKKICY, from the coding sequence ATGAGAGTTTTGATGGTATTTGACCAAATACAAGCAGGAATGGGAGGCAAGGAAAGGTCGGATCTTCCCCTTGGAGGCAAAAGGGGCGCAATAGGCTCAGCTCCCATGATCGAACCGCATCTTAAAAACGTAGATGGCGAAATTATAGCTTGTTTGTATTGCGGCAATGATTATTTTAAAGAAAACGAAGAAATAGCAACTAAAAAAATGACTGCTATGGTGAAAAAAATAAACCCTGATGTAGTTATCTGCGGACCGGCATATAACTATAAAGGATATGCATATATGTGCGCTGTTGTTGGCAAAAATATACAAGAAAAAACAGATATACCGGTTGTAGTTGCTATGTCAAAAGAAAATGAAGATGTTATTTCAGAATATAAGGATGTTTTACATATTGTAAAGATGCCTAAAAAGGGAGGCATCGGATTAAGCGAATCATTGAACAATATCTGTGTTTTAGCAAGAAAAATGTTTGATAAAGAAGATATAGAGGAACTAGCGAAAAAAATATGTTATTAG
- a CDS encoding PTS sugar transporter subunit IIC — translation MFNKLEKTLMPIADMLGKNKILVAIRDGFLVSTPVIIVGSMFILFANFPVPGWSEFWARIFGTGWESYFSNVARATFDIISILTVVGIGYAYAREIGADKIQGAVVSLVSFIILMPTAIPYEGVEGPSFVRAISFSYIGTNGIFLAMLVSILSVQIFNWGYKKGWTIKLPQGVPPAVFDSFAALIPSFLVMFIFFLVRIGFELTPYESAHNFIYTVLQAPLMGVGNSLGAQIVYVVSCSIFWFFGINGPAVANSVFSPIFRTLSMENLAAFEAGLPLPHIYTGQFVDLFQTFGGGGSTLSLVILMVTVCKSERIKQLGRLSIVPGIFGINEPIIFGLPIVLNPIMVIPFIGVPLMNTILSAIAFETGFLPYTNGVSLPWTTPLGFSGYLSTGSLRASAFQFLLLILGCVVYYPFIKILDKSYLKDEESQSEEDELADISFEDLSLDDL, via the coding sequence ATGTTTAATAAACTAGAAAAGACTCTAATGCCTATTGCGGATATGTTGGGCAAAAACAAGATTTTAGTTGCTATACGTGATGGATTTCTAGTTTCAACGCCGGTGATTATTGTCGGCTCTATGTTTATATTGTTTGCAAACTTTCCGGTGCCGGGCTGGTCCGAGTTTTGGGCAAGAATATTTGGAACAGGTTGGGAATCATATTTTTCTAACGTTGCACGGGCAACTTTTGATATAATATCAATATTAACAGTAGTGGGCATAGGATATGCTTATGCTAGAGAAATAGGAGCAGACAAAATACAAGGAGCGGTTGTTTCGCTGGTATCCTTTATAATCTTAATGCCTACGGCAATTCCGTATGAAGGCGTAGAAGGGCCATCTTTTGTAAGAGCTATAAGCTTTTCTTATATAGGCACAAATGGAATATTTTTAGCAATGCTTGTTTCGATTTTGTCAGTTCAAATATTCAACTGGGGATACAAAAAGGGCTGGACAATAAAGCTGCCACAGGGAGTGCCGCCTGCTGTTTTTGATTCATTTGCAGCTTTAATACCGAGTTTCCTAGTGATGTTCATATTTTTCTTGGTGAGAATTGGATTTGAGCTTACACCATATGAATCTGCACATAATTTTATATATACTGTGCTGCAGGCTCCGTTAATGGGGGTTGGAAATAGTTTAGGAGCACAAATTGTTTACGTTGTATCATGTTCTATTTTCTGGTTCTTTGGAATAAACGGACCTGCAGTTGCAAATTCAGTTTTTTCTCCAATATTTAGAACTTTGTCGATGGAAAACTTGGCGGCCTTTGAAGCAGGATTGCCATTGCCTCATATATACACAGGACAGTTTGTTGACCTTTTTCAAACATTTGGCGGAGGAGGAAGCACGCTTTCTTTAGTTATTCTTATGGTAACAGTGTGCAAGTCGGAAAGAATTAAGCAATTAGGAAGATTATCGATTGTGCCGGGCATTTTCGGAATCAACGAGCCTATCATATTCGGCCTTCCGATAGTGCTAAATCCTATAATGGTTATACCCTTTATTGGCGTGCCTTTGATGAATACAATTTTATCGGCAATAGCCTTTGAAACAGGATTTTTACCCTATACCAATGGTGTTTCACTGCCGTGGACAACACCCTTGGGTTTCTCAGGATATTTGTCAACAGGCAGCTTGAGGGCATCGGCATTCCAATTTTTATTGTTGATTTTAGGTTGTGTAGTATACTACCCGTTCATAAAGATACTTGATAAGAGTTACCTAAAAGACGAAGAATCTCAGAGCGAAGAAGATGAGTTGGCTGATATTTCATTTGAAGACTTATCTTTGGACGATCTTTAA
- a CDS encoding PTS sugar transporter subunit IIB, translated as MKKIYLFCDQGMSTSMLAKRMQDIGEKHNLPLEVKAHSIKTLEKIMEEKNPDCVLLGPQVSHLLEDTKRRLVNYNVPVGVIDSADYGMMDGEKVLKKAILLMKNHKKKGE; from the coding sequence ATGAAAAAGATTTATCTTTTTTGCGATCAAGGGATGAGCACAAGCATGCTTGCTAAAAGAATGCAAGATATAGGGGAAAAACACAATCTGCCTCTTGAGGTAAAAGCTCATTCAATTAAAACCTTAGAAAAAATCATGGAGGAAAAGAACCCTGATTGTGTTTTATTAGGTCCTCAGGTTAGCCATTTGTTGGAGGATACCAAAAGAAGGCTGGTAAACTATAATGTTCCAGTTGGAGTCATTGATTCCGCTGATTATGGAATGATGGATGGGGAGAAGGTTTTAAAGAAAGCAATATTACTTATGAAAAATCACAAAAAGAAGGGAGAATAA
- a CDS encoding PTS sugar transporter subunit IIA, with product MESKSLITEDNILIDFNVSSKEEAIDKLAELLVESGAVLDKPGFLKDIYERESRGFTYAGDYLAIPHGWSKHVVRTAVAVLKTKDPIIWDEKGNLVKLIIMFVIPQGNEIEQGLEKIGQLFSSLGDVEAVKRLLNADTKKEIARLICSYANVKSKF from the coding sequence ATGGAAAGTAAAAGCCTAATTACCGAGGATAATATTCTTATAGATTTTAATGTAAGTTCTAAGGAGGAAGCCATAGATAAACTTGCGGAGTTGCTAGTAGAGTCAGGAGCTGTTTTGGATAAACCGGGTTTTTTAAAAGATATATATGAAAGAGAAAGCAGAGGTTTTACATATGCAGGAGATTATTTAGCGATTCCTCATGGCTGGTCCAAGCATGTAGTTAGAACAGCGGTGGCTGTTTTAAAAACAAAAGATCCTATTATTTGGGATGAAAAGGGGAATTTAGTAAAACTTATTATCATGTTTGTCATTCCACAAGGCAACGAGATAGAACAAGGATTGGAGAAAATAGGGCAGCTGTTTTCTTCACTGGGAGATGTGGAAGCTGTAAAAAGATTGTTAAACGCTGATACAAAGAAGGAAATAGCCCGGCTGATTTGTAGCTATGCAAATGTTAAATCAAAGTTTTAA
- a CDS encoding BglG family transcription antiterminator, with protein sequence MNRRQVDLLKKLIIQDDYQPIKYFSAIFGTSMKTISKDLDDIEEIISPTGARIERKQGRGIKLCYTLPQLDKLNEILNNISPLDSDKTVEDRRTEILLNLLINTNKYTTIQKLSDKYMVSRTSINNDLKEVQERLKKYNLELSKTLKGTRIIGSEINIRKALVSTIQEYAKINPGYISEYQSIRHKELNIAEINSMLNSKSISFFEELLNKLENELKLVIYEPYYTNLLSHLVIMTNRIINGNYIEDNPDYNNSMLAMNERLYDAAVYLIKEIEKKFDIKINKQEIAYVYKYLISVGLSFEDDKKCIKEADLSYVYFTKDLISIISQMLDVNYDLSLDLYDKLLLHVRPMLNRAKYNIQIKNPLLDDFLREFEEEFFIVKVGCFLLCNRYGVNMINDHEVAYILSYFISENEKMASAIKVRTVVICHSGYGTSRLLAARLAKTFSNIEISGIISSNAINSADLEKVDLIVSTVDLDTDKPYLIISAFLNEIDKENVKNYIENILESKKKSISSEHEEISIKFIDDKEGIKEFISLLIEDELIHVKDNIYLYLRAEKANSARKYLIEKKCIIAVDYSDYSFLSKVIRFLIREGLDKEGQYGK encoded by the coding sequence ATGAATAGGCGACAAGTAGATTTACTGAAAAAATTAATAATTCAAGATGATTATCAGCCGATAAAATATTTTTCTGCTATATTTGGCACATCAATGAAAACAATATCAAAGGATCTTGATGATATTGAGGAAATTATTAGTCCCACCGGTGCCAGAATAGAGAGGAAGCAAGGAAGAGGGATTAAGCTATGCTATACCTTGCCTCAGCTAGATAAGCTAAATGAGATATTAAATAATATATCACCTCTTGACAGCGACAAGACTGTAGAGGATAGAAGAACTGAAATTCTGTTAAATCTACTTATAAATACAAACAAGTACACCACAATCCAGAAACTTTCAGATAAATATATGGTGAGCAGGACTTCCATTAATAATGACCTAAAAGAAGTTCAGGAAAGGTTAAAAAAATATAACTTGGAACTTTCAAAAACCTTGAAGGGAACCAGAATAATCGGCAGTGAGATAAATATCAGAAAAGCTTTGGTTTCTACTATTCAAGAATATGCTAAAATCAATCCCGGTTATATATCCGAATATCAAAGCATCCGGCATAAGGAGCTTAATATTGCTGAAATAAATAGCATGCTAAACAGCAAGTCTATTTCATTTTTCGAAGAGCTGCTAAACAAATTGGAGAATGAATTGAAGCTGGTAATCTATGAACCCTATTATACAAATTTGCTAAGTCATTTGGTTATTATGACAAATAGGATAATTAACGGAAACTATATTGAAGATAATCCAGATTACAATAATTCTATGCTAGCGATGAATGAAAGGCTGTATGACGCTGCCGTATATTTAATTAAGGAAATAGAAAAGAAATTTGATATTAAGATTAACAAACAAGAAATTGCTTATGTGTATAAATATCTAATATCCGTCGGACTAAGTTTTGAAGATGATAAAAAATGTATTAAAGAAGCTGATTTATCCTATGTATATTTTACCAAGGATTTAATAAGCATTATATCTCAAATGCTGGATGTCAATTATGATTTAAGCCTTGATTTATACGATAAATTATTGCTGCATGTAAGGCCTATGCTCAACAGGGCAAAATATAATATTCAAATTAAAAATCCTTTATTGGATGATTTTTTAAGGGAATTTGAAGAAGAATTTTTTATAGTAAAGGTTGGCTGCTTTTTACTCTGCAACAGATATGGAGTAAATATGATAAACGATCATGAAGTGGCATATATTCTATCCTATTTTATTTCTGAAAACGAAAAAATGGCCAGTGCCATAAAGGTGCGAACAGTAGTAATATGCCATAGTGGCTATGGCACCAGCAGATTATTGGCTGCAAGATTGGCAAAGACTTTCAGCAATATCGAAATTTCAGGGATAATTTCATCTAATGCGATTAATAGTGCTGATTTAGAGAAAGTAGATTTAATAGTCTCCACAGTGGATTTGGACACGGATAAACCTTATTTAATAATATCAGCTTTTTTAAATGAAATAGATAAAGAAAATGTAAAAAACTATATAGAAAATATATTAGAAAGCAAGAAAAAATCGATTTCCTCAGAACATGAAGAGATTTCTATAAAATTTATTGATGATAAAGAGGGAATAAAAGAATTTATAAGTTTGCTTATTGAAGATGAGCTGATTCATGTTAAAGATAACATCTATTTATACCTTAGAGCAGAGAAAGCAAACTCGGCTCGGAAATACCTCATTGAGAAAAAATGTATAATTGCCGTCGATTATTCCGATTATAGCTTCTTATCAAAAGTTATAAGGTTTTTGATAAGAGAAGGGTTGGATAAGGAGGGGCAATATGGAAAGTAA
- the queD gene encoding 6-carboxytetrahydropterin synthase QueD yields the protein MILTRKFKFDAAHNLVEYHGKCEKLHGHTYKLVVKLEGKPGKEDMIMDFSELKHVVESKILQQLDHSYLNDFIKQPSAENIAKWIWDRLYDELSRENCRLYEIQVWETENCGIMYRGE from the coding sequence ATGATTTTAACAAGAAAATTCAAGTTTGATGCAGCTCATAATCTCGTGGAATATCATGGAAAATGTGAAAAACTCCACGGGCATACGTATAAGCTTGTCGTTAAATTAGAGGGCAAGCCCGGAAAAGAAGATATGATTATGGATTTTTCTGAGCTAAAACACGTTGTTGAATCCAAAATATTGCAGCAGCTGGACCACTCCTATCTGAATGACTTTATAAAGCAACCTTCTGCCGAAAATATCGCCAAATGGATTTGGGATAGACTATATGATGAATTATCTAGGGAAAACTGCCGACTTTATGAAATCCAGGTTTGGGAAACAGAAAATTGTGGCATCATGTACAGGGGTGAATGA
- the folE2 gene encoding GTP cyclohydrolase FolE2: protein MKSRFGKQKIVASCTGVNDLLKDIQSQIDTRGISLNRVGIKNIDWPLKVYDQTNGFQNTVANISLSVALNHDIKGTHMSRFVEVLNNIDILNPQIILSILSSIQTKLDAESSFFECKFPYFIWKESPVSKNISPLKIEAMILGEKNRDETEIIIGVVVPVQTLCPCSKAISSVGAHNQRANVKILVKTKKKIWFEHLAAIAEMSASSPVYSLLKREDEKYVTEAAYNTPKFVEDVARDAALLLEKEDGLKCYRVEVESHESIHNHEAFAWVEKALS from the coding sequence ATGAAATCCAGGTTTGGGAAACAGAAAATTGTGGCATCATGTACAGGGGTGAATGATTTGTTAAAAGATATCCAAAGCCAAATAGATACTCGAGGTATTTCACTAAACAGAGTAGGCATCAAAAACATTGACTGGCCCTTAAAGGTATATGACCAAACAAACGGATTTCAAAATACCGTTGCCAATATTAGCCTTTCTGTAGCCTTAAATCACGATATAAAGGGAACTCATATGAGTAGATTTGTAGAAGTCTTAAATAATATAGATATTCTAAACCCTCAGATTATTTTAAGCATCTTAAGCAGCATACAAACAAAGCTTGATGCCGAAAGCAGTTTTTTTGAATGCAAGTTCCCATATTTTATTTGGAAAGAATCGCCTGTAAGCAAGAATATATCGCCGCTTAAAATTGAAGCAATGATATTGGGTGAGAAAAACCGCGATGAAACTGAAATAATTATCGGGGTTGTGGTTCCCGTGCAGACTCTCTGTCCATGTTCTAAGGCTATTAGCAGCGTTGGTGCTCATAACCAGCGGGCAAATGTTAAAATCCTTGTAAAAACCAAAAAGAAAATTTGGTTTGAACATTTAGCAGCAATTGCAGAAATGTCTGCATCAAGCCCTGTTTATTCCCTATTAAAGCGTGAAGATGAAAAATATGTAACCGAAGCAGCCTATAATACGCCAAAATTTGTAGAAGATGTGGCAAGAGATGCGGCTCTTTTGCTGGAGAAAGAAGACGGGCTTAAATGCTACAGGGTGGAAGTAGAAAGCCATGAAAGTATTCACAATCACGAAGCTTTTGCTTGGGTTGAAAAAGCATTAAGTTGA